The following proteins are co-located in the Phocoena phocoena chromosome 1, mPhoPho1.1, whole genome shotgun sequence genome:
- the PDIK1L gene encoding serine/threonine-protein kinase PDIK1L: MVSSQPKYDLIREVGRGSYGVVYEAVIRKTSARVAVKKIRCHAPENVELALREFWALSSIKSQHPNVIHLEECILQKDGMVQKMSHGSNSSLYLQLVETSLKGEIAFDPRSAYYLWFVMDFCDGGDMNEYLLSRKPNRKTNTSFMLQLSSALAFLHKNQIIHRDLKPDNILISQSRLDTSDLEPTLKVADFGLSKVCSAFGQNPEEPVSVNKCFLSTACGTDFYMAPEVWEGHYTAKADIFALGIIIWAMLERITFIDTETKKELLGSYVKQGTEIVPVGEALLENPKMELLIPVKKKSMNGRMKQLIKEMLAANPQDRPDAFELELRLVQIAFKDSSWET, translated from the exons ATGGTGAGTAGCCAGCCAAAGTACGATCTAATACGGGAGGTAGGCCGAGGTAGTTACGGTGTTGTATATGAAGCAGTCATCAGAAAGACCTCTGCACGGGTGGCAGTGAAGAAAATTCGATGCCATGCACCTGAAAATGTTGAACTAGCCCTGCGTGAGTTCTGGGCACTAAGCAGTATCAAGAGCCAGCATCCAAATGTGATTCACTTGGAGGAATGCATCCTACAAAAGGATGGGATGGTGCAAAAGATGTCCCACGGCTCTAATTCTTCCCTTTATTTACAG ctTGTAGAGACTTCACTAAAGGGAGAAATTGCCTTTGATCCCAGAAGCGCCTATTACTTGTGGTTTGTGATGGATTTTTGTGATGGAGGAGATATGAATGAGTATCTGTTGTCCAGGAAACCCAATCGTAAAACTAACACCAGCTTCATGCTTCAGCTGAGCAGTGCCCTGGCTTTCTTGCATAAAAACCAGATCATCCATCGAGATCTAAAGCCTGATAACATCCTGATTTCTCAGAGCCGGTTGGATACCAGTGACTTGGAACCCACACTGAAAGTGGCTGATTTTGGTCTAAGTAAAGTTTGTTCAGCATTTGGGCAGAATCCAGAAGAACCCGTCAGTGTAAACAAGTGTTTCCTTTCCACAGCGTGTGGAACAGATTTCTACATGGCTCCTGAAGTGTGGGAGGGACATTACACAGCAAAAGCTGACATCTTTGCTCTGGGGATTATCATCTGGGCAATGCTGGAAAGGATCACATTCATAgacacagagacaaagaaggaactCTTGGGGAGTTATGTAAAACAAGGAACTGAGATCGTGCCTGTTGGGGAGGCACttctggaaaatcccaaaatgGAACTTCTCATTCCTGTGAAGAAAAAGTCTATGAATGGGCGAATGAAACAACTGATTAAGGAAATGCTGGCTGCAAACCCTCAGGATCGTCCAGATGCTTTTGAACTAGAACTCAGATTAGTACAAATTGCATTTAAAGATAGCAGCTGGGAAACGTGA